In Chloracidobacterium sp., the following proteins share a genomic window:
- a CDS encoding UvrD-helicase domain-containing protein: protein MDLLSSLNPQQAEAVQATDGSLLILAGAGSGKTRVITVRIAYLIAEKGVPPHNILAVTFTNKAAGEMRERVENLLRGEKLPSAPLISTFHSLCVRILRADIEKLEEGYKRSFTIYDTDDSTKVIKGIIKDLGLDDKQTPPRNVRNAISAAKNRGEDHEMFASKIEYGDEKKATIAKIFRMYDERLLTANALDFDDLLIKTVKLLRSSPETREKYNDRYKYILVDEYQDTNALQFALISYLTEKQQNICVVGDDAQSIYGFRQADIRNILEFENHYPTAKVILLEQNYRSTQTILDAADAIIANNVNQKKKKLWTANAGGERILYYQAYDGDTEARFVASKIEEHQRRSLSDRIAVLYRTNAQSRQFEEALRRLRIEYNIVGGFSFYERAEVKDVIAYLKLAINPFDDIALLRVINTPARGIGKTSIDALQAAAKANGASLWMAIHGITDKEFPLDVQMTPRAKEAFRGFRDVIEGLIKKAADEAGNYSVSDVVTAAIEDTGYANTLRTENTDEAAARLENLEELVNAAVDYDKQQENGLRDFIDHAALTSDTDRYDSSAGVTLMTAHMAKGLEFPVVFLVGLEDGIFPHSRSLSEEKDLEEERRLAYVAITRAEKMLYVTHAMHRRTYGTEFTSEPSQFLNELPLELIDDLSPGSSWLSYARSASTLQAKAAVNALRGEAAPPKPRNVYSGKTYDSADAVNEFFKNRGTNRAEPPASAGGVQPSYATAPMETPLDRLKAAGSQGRPTQKVSMPPNSLVPGTYVRHVKYGRGLILRREGSGDNVKLTVSFPGFGQKKLIEKFANLEKD from the coding sequence ATGGATCTTCTAAGTTCACTAAACCCACAACAGGCCGAGGCCGTGCAGGCGACGGACGGGTCGCTGCTTATTCTCGCGGGTGCGGGCTCGGGCAAGACGCGCGTGATCACGGTGCGAATTGCGTATCTTATTGCGGAAAAAGGTGTTCCACCGCACAACATTCTGGCGGTGACGTTCACCAATAAGGCCGCTGGCGAGATGCGCGAGCGGGTCGAGAACCTGTTGCGGGGCGAAAAACTGCCGTCAGCCCCGCTGATCTCGACCTTCCACAGTTTGTGCGTCCGTATCCTGAGGGCCGATATCGAAAAGCTTGAAGAAGGCTACAAACGCTCGTTCACGATCTACGACACGGACGATTCGACCAAGGTCATCAAGGGGATCATCAAGGACCTCGGCCTCGACGACAAGCAAACGCCGCCGCGTAATGTCCGCAATGCGATCTCCGCTGCCAAAAATCGCGGCGAGGACCACGAGATGTTTGCGTCGAAGATCGAATACGGCGATGAGAAAAAGGCGACGATCGCGAAGATCTTCCGCATGTACGACGAGCGGCTGTTGACGGCGAACGCGCTTGATTTTGACGACCTGCTCATCAAGACCGTCAAACTCCTCCGCTCATCGCCCGAGACTCGCGAGAAGTACAACGACCGCTACAAATACATCCTTGTTGATGAGTACCAGGACACGAACGCGCTGCAGTTCGCCCTCATCAGCTACCTGACCGAGAAGCAGCAGAACATTTGTGTCGTCGGCGACGACGCGCAGAGCATTTACGGGTTTCGGCAGGCCGATATTCGCAACATCCTCGAATTTGAGAACCATTATCCGACCGCGAAGGTCATATTGCTTGAGCAGAATTACCGCTCGACCCAGACGATACTGGACGCTGCGGACGCGATCATCGCGAATAACGTCAACCAAAAGAAAAAGAAGCTATGGACCGCCAATGCAGGCGGCGAACGGATTTTGTATTACCAGGCCTACGACGGCGACACCGAGGCGAGATTTGTGGCGTCAAAGATCGAAGAACACCAACGCCGGAGCCTCTCGGATCGGATCGCCGTGCTGTATCGCACAAACGCCCAATCGCGGCAATTTGAAGAGGCCCTCAGACGCCTGCGGATCGAATACAACATCGTCGGCGGCTTTTCGTTCTACGAGCGGGCCGAGGTCAAGGACGTGATCGCGTACCTCAAGCTGGCGATAAACCCGTTCGACGATATCGCCCTGCTCCGCGTCATCAATACGCCGGCCCGCGGCATAGGTAAGACGAGCATCGATGCATTGCAGGCGGCAGCGAAGGCCAATGGAGCTTCGCTGTGGATGGCGATTCACGGCATTACGGACAAAGAGTTTCCGCTCGACGTGCAGATGACGCCGAGGGCGAAAGAGGCGTTTCGCGGATTCAGGGACGTGATCGAGGGCCTGATAAAGAAGGCGGCCGATGAAGCAGGGAACTACTCAGTTTCGGACGTCGTCACCGCCGCGATCGAGGACACCGGCTACGCCAACACGCTGCGGACTGAGAACACAGACGAGGCAGCCGCACGGCTGGAGAACCTCGAAGAGCTCGTCAACGCCGCCGTCGATTACGACAAGCAGCAGGAGAACGGCCTGCGCGATTTTATCGATCACGCGGCATTGACGTCGGACACCGACCGATACGATTCGAGCGCGGGCGTGACGCTGATGACGGCACATATGGCGAAGGGGCTTGAATTTCCCGTGGTCTTCCTCGTCGGTCTCGAGGACGGCATCTTTCCGCATTCGCGCTCCTTGAGCGAGGAAAAGGACCTCGAAGAGGAACGCCGTCTCGCCTATGTTGCCATTACGCGGGCCGAGAAGATGCTCTATGTCACCCACGCGATGCATCGACGGACCTACGGGACGGAATTCACGTCTGAGCCGTCGCAGTTTCTGAATGAGCTCCCGCTCGAACTGATCGACGACCTCTCGCCGGGCTCATCGTGGCTCTCATACGCTCGCAGCGCGAGCACGCTTCAGGCAAAAGCCGCTGTAAACGCCCTTCGCGGCGAAGCCGCACCGCCAAAACCGCGTAATGTCTATTCCGGCAAAACGTATGACAGCGCGGATGCGGTGAATGAGTTTTTCAAGAATAGAGGAACAAACAGGGCAGAACCTCCTGCGTCAGCAGGAGGCGTTCAACCCTCGTACGCAACGGCGCCAATGGAAACGCCGCTCGACCGCCTAAAAGCCGCCGGCTCGCAAGGCCGCCCGACGCAGAAGGTCAGCATGCCGCCAAATTCGCTCGTTCCCGGCACATACGTCCGCCACGTTAAATACGGCCGCGGCCTGATATTACGCCGCGAAGGTTCGGGCGATAATGTAA
- a CDS encoding isochorismatase family protein, with amino-acid sequence MHPNILQPNQAALIVVDVQEAFRHVIPDFETLAIKVSTAVSGFLALELPVLVTEQYPKGLGNTAEEIRLVLPDDVEIFEKAAFSSCGADAFVARLEELGIKQVVLCGLETHVCVNQTAHDLLDRGFQVHLLTDAVCSRFEENKAAGLEKMRSSGVIASSVEMALFELMRDAKHDKFKEIQALIK; translated from the coding sequence TTGCATCCAAACATCTTACAGCCAAACCAGGCCGCTCTGATCGTCGTCGACGTTCAAGAGGCATTCCGCCACGTCATTCCCGATTTTGAGACGCTCGCGATCAAGGTCTCGACGGCCGTTAGCGGCTTTTTGGCGCTCGAACTGCCGGTATTGGTGACCGAGCAGTATCCCAAAGGCCTCGGCAATACGGCCGAGGAGATACGCCTCGTCCTACCGGACGACGTCGAGATATTCGAGAAAGCAGCCTTTAGCTCGTGCGGTGCAGACGCTTTTGTCGCCAGATTGGAGGAACTCGGCATAAAACAGGTCGTTTTATGCGGTCTAGAAACGCATGTTTGCGTCAATCAAACGGCACACGACCTGCTCGATCGCGGCTTTCAGGTGCACCTGCTGACCGACGCCGTGTGCTCTCGATTCGAGGAGAACAAAGCCGCCGGCCTCGAAAAGATGCGCTCGAGCGGAGTGATCGCATCATCCGTCGAAATGGCCTTGTTTGAACTTATGCGCGACGCTAAACACGACAAATTCAAGGAGATACAGGCGCTGATCAAGTAG